The Azotosporobacter soli genome contains a region encoding:
- a CDS encoding MATE family efflux transporter encodes MKQTWSLKEKYRQLRDVMLPIFVTQVALFAIALFAAIMSGHAGADDLAGVAIGANIWMAVFTGLNGILIALVPIIAQLLGAREKGSISFKIIQGVYLALAVSALVLLVGYFAVPALLDRMALQPEVRRIAQAFLGAIAYGVAPLFLSTIFRSFVDTLGYTKITMRISLAALPLNLLLNYLLVFGKCGMPRLGGVGAGYASVITYWFILLMFVWVVQRLEPFRSYGVLQRFYRLDAKIWREITRIGIPIGIAIFCETSIFAAIALLMSRFNTLTIAAHQAAINFASLIYMLPLSVAMALTIAVGFETGAGRFRDAKQYAYLGLGLSVFVGGICAVLLVFYGNHIARIYSEDPAVIELTGRFLLYAAFFQLSDAVATPVQGILRGYKDVNVTFLVTIAAYWFVGLPLGHYLALQPAYGAYGYWLGVIIGLALGALCLLGRLLLVQQRQRLLKEEERGAQG; translated from the coding sequence ATGAAACAGACGTGGTCTTTAAAAGAAAAATACCGGCAGTTGCGCGACGTGATGCTGCCGATCTTTGTAACCCAGGTTGCGCTCTTTGCCATCGCCCTGTTTGCGGCAATCATGTCCGGCCATGCCGGAGCGGACGATCTTGCAGGCGTCGCGATTGGCGCGAACATATGGATGGCTGTATTTACCGGCCTGAACGGAATCCTGATTGCGTTGGTGCCGATCATTGCGCAGCTGCTCGGTGCGCGGGAAAAAGGCAGTATTTCGTTCAAGATCATTCAGGGCGTGTATCTGGCGCTGGCTGTTTCGGCGCTGGTTCTGCTCGTTGGCTATTTTGCCGTACCGGCGCTGCTCGATCGGATGGCGCTGCAGCCGGAAGTCCGGCGGATTGCGCAGGCGTTTCTCGGCGCCATCGCCTATGGCGTCGCGCCGTTATTTCTCTCGACTATTTTTCGCAGCTTCGTTGATACACTCGGCTACACGAAAATCACGATGCGGATCAGTCTGGCGGCGCTGCCGCTCAACCTGCTGCTGAACTATCTTCTGGTTTTCGGCAAATGCGGCATGCCGCGTTTGGGCGGCGTAGGCGCGGGCTATGCGTCGGTCATTACGTACTGGTTCATCTTGCTGATGTTCGTCTGGGTGGTGCAGCGCCTAGAACCGTTTCGTTCGTATGGCGTGCTGCAGCGCTTTTATCGCCTTGATGCGAAGATCTGGCGGGAGATCACGCGGATCGGCATACCGATCGGCATTGCCATTTTTTGCGAGACGAGCATTTTTGCCGCGATCGCACTCTTGATGAGCCGCTTTAACACGTTGACGATCGCGGCGCATCAGGCGGCGATCAATTTTGCTTCGCTGATCTATATGTTGCCGCTTAGCGTCGCGATGGCGCTGACGATTGCGGTCGGCTTCGAAACCGGCGCGGGGCGGTTTCGCGACGCAAAGCAGTATGCTTATCTGGGCTTAGGACTTTCCGTGTTTGTCGGCGGAATTTGCGCCGTGCTGTTGGTGTTTTACGGCAACCACATCGCCCGGATTTACAGCGAAGATCCGGCGGTGATCGAATTGACAGGGCGCTTTCTCCTTTATGCCGCGTTTTTTCAACTCTCGGATGCGGTTGCAACGCCGGTGCAGGGAATTTTGCGCGGCTATAAGGATGTGAATGTTACGTTTCTGGTGACTATTGCGGCGTACTGGTTTGTCGGGCTGCCGCTCGGACATTACTTGGCGCTTCAACCGGCTTACGGCGCGTACGGCTATTGGCTGGGCGTTATCATCGGCTTAGCGCTCGGCGCGTTATGCCTCTTGGGGCGTTTACTGTTGGTGCAGCAACGTCAGCGTTTGCTAAAAGAGGAAGAACGGGGCGCGCAAGGCTGA
- a CDS encoding MFS transporter encodes MKSEIMNRQFIRLILTNFCYWASLDIFMPVLPRYYDSLAFSGFEVGLVVGSVSSGGLLLRVVAGKAVDRFGTSPLVAIGLCLTLLAVGGYSLAKTLPLAMFCALVQGIGLACYSGAALTMATLMFEEIHTTEVFAWYSLLGMLGASLAMAAASPIYLLGGMSLVIKVGGALALAALFLFPKRPAIRVKMTASETRPIREIIVHPGVYLPTLSLLSTSLCFGGALTFLPLMMLGRGIADATPFFAAYALSVIITRLFLRQITRLASPERLTLVAVILMGLMMCLTSVTNSWPLLSFCGVLMGGALGMAFPVMGTIVTASTDPVNRGTAFGFFATAADLGFILGSAGFGFAAVFTGYPGVFFLAGVYTLLYGTVYGIWLEKKITRLTSKLSE; translated from the coding sequence GTGAAAAGTGAAATCATGAATCGCCAATTCATCCGGCTGATTCTGACCAATTTTTGTTATTGGGCCAGTCTGGATATCTTTATGCCGGTTTTGCCGCGTTATTATGACAGCCTTGCGTTCAGCGGCTTTGAAGTGGGGCTAGTCGTCGGTTCGGTTTCAAGCGGCGGCCTGTTGCTGCGCGTCGTGGCGGGCAAGGCGGTCGACCGCTTTGGCACGTCGCCGCTGGTTGCTATCGGCTTATGCCTGACGCTGCTTGCGGTGGGCGGTTATTCGCTCGCGAAGACACTGCCGCTGGCCATGTTCTGTGCGTTGGTGCAAGGGATTGGCTTGGCCTGCTACAGCGGCGCGGCGCTGACGATGGCGACCCTGATGTTCGAGGAAATTCATACGACGGAGGTCTTTGCCTGGTATAGCCTGCTCGGCATGCTCGGTGCCAGTCTGGCGATGGCTGCGGCCAGTCCGATTTATCTCTTGGGCGGCATGTCGTTAGTCATTAAGGTCGGCGGCGCTTTGGCCCTGGCTGCGCTTTTCTTATTTCCGAAGCGACCGGCGATCCGGGTGAAGATGACGGCTTCAGAAACACGACCGATTCGGGAGATTATCGTTCACCCCGGCGTCTATCTGCCGACGCTCAGTCTCCTGTCGACCAGTCTTTGCTTTGGCGGCGCACTAACGTTTCTGCCGCTCATGATGCTGGGACGGGGCATTGCGGATGCGACGCCGTTTTTTGCTGCCTATGCGCTGAGCGTGATCATAACGCGTCTCTTTTTGCGCCAAATAACGCGCTTGGCGTCGCCGGAACGCTTGACGCTAGTCGCGGTGATTTTGATGGGACTGATGATGTGTCTGACGAGTGTGACGAATTCCTGGCCTCTGCTCAGCTTTTGCGGCGTGCTGATGGGCGGCGCGCTTGGCATGGCATTTCCGGTGATGGGGACGATCGTGACCGCGAGCACCGATCCTGTGAATCGCGGAACCGCGTTCGGCTTTTTTGCCACGGCGGCGGACCTGGGTTTTATCTTAGGCTCGGCAGGTTTTGGCTTTGCCGCTGTTTTTACCGGTTATCCGGGCGTGTTTTTCCTGGCGGGCGTCTATACGCTGCTTTATGGAACTGTATACGGAATTTGGCTGGAAAAGAAAATCACCCGCTTGACCAGCAAACTGTCTGAGTGA